In one Magallana gigas chromosome 7, xbMagGiga1.1, whole genome shotgun sequence genomic region, the following are encoded:
- the LOC105347393 gene encoding serine/threonine-protein kinase SMG1 isoform X1 produces the protein MSEKSIGAKSKPPDKQEAITDGNAPNSKEKVVNNLNENACGDKSEVPKISDKPKVFERKSEARPNMKINTSSRNGKLKREDDRRSSYPVSRGSHSRGRHYEKSDSRTYQSSSYKSEAKRSDSTKAFTDDSRLSKYIRRVVRDGDKERRISSAKQLRDYLRTSDGVKSVYKVSEDAWTSLQDVFYERPSLCPREVKVEVAKCVGIIGGIMGHDSQRYFQWLFGQTNNMVDDDIRSLFIDALHETLRYDEKKQATGGLMPMVMANVQTLLENADTPDLLNSVVNVILHIAKNYPNVFTSHFRDTVDILVGWHIDSTQKDSLIEFTSNALIEFHRYWVNDISFSTTLLGQFLEDMEAYAEDLAYGCGDQTYPDEEVPIPEDCIIKIGALLKVFTTVVRSMGEEFSPSKQITREYITQILDRITKSVDTATRHYFSEYMVIEANTCILILIGQLRSEAVHSEEHLLPFLLYQIFTDRLVSYRFISSMLTVCQKVIETFGTQLPVNFVSQLFAPGSMLQKYRFCHSEQIIQQMLALYHDVMALKSVPLLEESFKYVVGDLQQAFNTLLQAAGATAEKRVITVNPYGNVVYTVTEAESVCIFNLCALAEIGNTKSNLIAMWALSPSIFDLASKHFSPLDEVVSEVYPAVQYALLNTLYSHCSRHGNFVSSSSLIMQTTRLDGSLMANVNPTTANNFTQILRLLAGLLSQGHASYDSRCLGLKWIADIIGSLQTNPQIFYSEEFTNVIRYITQLGHNSDFQISMSVCRCLQDVYKINSNLPINLIQSAVKLSVYKLSDVRPEVRDGYLSLLRVLPANVTTRLYSLLHLGEDNDQSISVQEGAEGVTAAWLARRAHINRIPNGEFHAVNFRQIMAYILHDTSPIQSGSWNWLEAMFYSCQDATHDHKMIETFRMSNFVDNNEAMLWFWATWESAQYCVLNRLRTPLGKPQETFTSIEGVLKMFAKELDKPAEERNDISKTDQKKGGAKSSDLSSHLRVHLLLQFMEHLEKLLYNAYEGCAVSMPMSPKTVRTFFRTNKGTCLEWLSRVRSSVIKIALHSGMPAMAIRQCHQLLQEMKDNNTLQGYDFEQTVLFLVKALVELKEGDAIMGVYNWCKELTGKKFLWIKALVEKATGKYESAAKELKNVLKVMVSSDSEKADSPRDDLSKVEMIMPKKITGILSKQSPFPPPDSNIPVLKVHFVVTEIFDCYEKLYDWESVMEWQENVLQYRQDYSHLQAAFNSDVDLNYIRALSAFEDGDFEEVREKLELVPGASLSDLGVNNHNYSLWSCKEKLDLINKQFIRLATACQDPKSTANKTDISKCLSHVESLEESLLRVASLEWPLLSNQRALTHLCTTTVLRKQTEDKKSKMILLPLSEDDRMDADEHDITSFLHLQRLLDIQKQSAASEKMPGLTSQILKIQLSTASLARKQNNYKLAESVLLSQIDNLIKPNIENGRVAPENLLSALSTLQSNKKAVSQLEVLRVEREGAKLLHSMAQQKESIDILSSSIVGFICADLKQEKKDKELLENCSQLCGKSLLTLVKWLQVDYKNLSSIVTQGGQPEGEDSVLAGNLQLLMETEARASGQGMGLVMEENNISIADSAIVNETDSLIGRLLNLSTVECPTLSKAWFTLAGWCYKWGRKSVDNASHGSVELLSEEIEAVKIALPKGTSVEETGKVLNVLRQIHTVDNSEEDICEQEQGQYDDGAETTRRQLLSCCLSLQIASEECIESLLVIWRGIVHRVYHYYQLSAKAYFTYLQLNGKVSGLKAKSEESNEDGNVIATLRLLRLLVKHAWELRNILESGLASTPTTPWKGIIPQLFSRLSHPELYVRQSISDLLCRVAHDAPHLIVYPAVVGSSTKMEDTDTKREGLLNQYLTKQMDEEEDEDKSQEEDSEEEDVTNTMLQNCLASIVEALSHNNPMMIREVKQLVHELRRITLLWDELWLGTLNQQHIDVNRKLQQLEAEVKKVMNNASLTKDEKMAIIKEKHRTIMKPTLYTLERLQEITSQEVETPHEQWFQENYGKLITMAMDRLRNPTNPNHPSSSWQPFKQLHSSLQSRAQKRSSLILKMDKISPKLQSLKSTVIAMPGLGMSGKVVTVESVSNTVQILPTKTKPKKLILLGSDGKRYPYLFKGLEDLHLDERIMQFLGIVNNMFVNDNRQEQQLFRARHYSVTPLGPRSGLIQWVDGATPLFSLYKRWQQRDALAQSIKNQSTSSASSTNQATTILRPSEIFYNQLTPALREKGITNLENRKEWPLSVLRSVLQDLIAETPGDLLARELWCSSTGSNEWWQITQSYARSTAVMSMIGYIIGLGDRHLDNVLVDLATGEVVHIDYNVCFEKGKGLRVPEKVPFRLTQNIETALGVTGIEGTFRISCEHVMKTLRKGRETLLTLLEAFVYDPLVDWTTGNEGGYAGAFYGGGGLSVLGAGGDNRQTKRDMEREITLSMFSIRMAEMKVPWIKNRDDLLRALPKLREEVRRWCEAEDKHSAAVGNQESMKEVKRVVKEALNDPEHSLFSLHERYEEYAVVKANRDSVFEVLEKTINEFSHWQKLHKHVVESIQGAPFQKMCADVATPLNLGTTSFGPVTDFLQGAGQSQIVSQCEQLEGEMVGYLQLQRSHLHRAMDVLHTYATIISQFGTSFADQNRTGYYLMWLQEVLCDFTSEKCEDIVSQFHELYGRQGFSTTKTQHVLNTEARIQGIITDVNSRLIKLLERRSQENSETEYLERQILEQNKTVQAFVRENGMSGVSSLMAWVISALCALNKRYNQMEGAAAGAGDRLMDLTSRDGDWFLDELCSMSSNVMHYIDILKVNTSVQDLEHFSSLYLALTSTHSVYTALQDLNLNFRSIILPEAVKAIQAQNASVCSALQDLEKLFTDAGYSTETIIAQLESLHRNAIMGCENDNLEMMAVVKRMQTQYQEILAGSGEGDMSPGQMLLMGFNGLFTRLEDEFTGLMEAMDSLKVPEVWRKVDAVREGKAMQLSSFTSSTRHYLSSLFFVKRLQAMQTFFHMCTQYAANLQGIEGGNCYDDEQLSRPIKRFIAEYVRKQVIGFPSQVLGYMLCVFIDALGVNVTAEIELKDIGAESKVPLEDLRKKAVDVCLRNSQFQHMHFTQASTIVSALDSVWRRHDLARRLDSSLVVMKNCLHRSQLQLARVQWLHEDLFVTAGRQLSQMVMPNRATVMSEMRKSMQALASQETGLVNCYSHYIQLESSIIQRLKWAAGANPSLNLVLQQFDDASSLRKLLYEEERKKATEVVSLCQGILHLEALRTRTSEASASDTNFLSLINKCSETCMMMESTNSSVTETEILLMNTKGAGESQRIDRKWLEECRADIQSQTDMLRQEAEKLHKDVDTAQDAIKDEVTAIKTILTTHHKLMSDIRTILKSMSKLEEQDEGDSPVFNGIREYLCVYKNFSENLAMVLKLVLMEDMTKEGMTETDSMIETLLMQVPQIFDDLVNLAPPLISDEEESTDTPSESSFASALKKPLESKELSSPIRKPLHKETSLGSSPHINLMAKISSQSGKKLDKVSRDPRTGKAIQERNSYAVSVWRRVKMKLDGRDPDLNKRFSVAEQVEFVLKEARNLDNLSVLYEGWTPWV, from the exons ATGAGTGAGAAGTCTATAGGGGCGAAAAGCAAACCGCCTGACAAGCAAGAGGCCATAACGGACGGAAATGCCCCCAATTCAAAAGAAAAGGTCGTTAATAATCTAAACGAAAATGCCTGCGGCGATAAGTCCGAGGTGCCAAAAAtatcggacaaaccgaaagtgttCGAGAGAAAATCAGAAGCGCGACCAAACATGAAAATTAACACAAGTAGCAGGAATGGGAAGCTCAAAAGAGAGGATGACAGACGTTCTTCTTATCCAGTCAGCAGAGGTTCTCATTCCCGAGGTCGACATTATGAAAAATCGGACTCACGAACATATCAGTCTTCATCCTACAAATCCGAAGCCAAAAGATCAG ATTCAACCAAGGCTTTCACAGATGACTCAAGACTTTCAAAGTACATAAGGAGAGTCGTACGAGATGGAGATAAGGAAAGACGAATCTCCTCAGCCAAGCAGCTGCGAGACTACCTCCGAACTTCTGATGGAGTCAAG AGTGTCTACAAAGTATCAGAAGATGCATGGACATCACTACAAGATGTATTTTATGAGAG GCCTTCCTTGTGTCCAAGAGAAGTGAAAGTTGAGGTAGCAAAGTGTGTGGGGATCATTGGAGGAATCATGGGGCATGACTCACAGAG GTACTTCCAGTGGCTGTTTGGTCAGACAAACAACATGGTGGATGACGACATACGCTCCCTGTTCATTGATGCTCTCCATGAAACTCTGCGCTATGATGAGAAGAAACAAGCAACTGGGGGTCTAATGCCG aTGGTGATGGCCAATGTTCAGACACTGCTAGAGAATGCTGACACTCCAGATCTACTGAACTCAGTCGTCAATGTGATCCTCCACATTGCTAAGAACTACCCCAATGTTTTTACCTCACACTTCAGG GACACAGTGGACATTCTGGTGGGCTGGCACATCGACTCCACCCAGAAGGACAGTCTGATCGAGTTCACCTCCAACGCTCTGATCGAGTTCCACAGATACTGGGTCAATGACATCTCATTCTCCACCACGTTACTAGGGCAGTTCCTGGAGGACATGGAAGCCTATGCTGAG gACTTGGCCTATGGCTGTGGGGATCAGACTTACCCTGACGAGGAGGTTCCCATCCCAGAGGATTGCATTATCAAGATCGGCGCCCTGCTGAAGGTGTTCACAACAGTGGTTAGGAGCATGGGGGAGGAGTTCTCTCCCAGCAAACAGATCACACGGGAGTACATCACACAG ATACTGGACAGAATCACTAAGAGTGTGGACACGGCCACCAGACATTACTTCTCTGAGTACATGGTGATTGAAG CCAACACGTGTATCCTGATTCTGATTGGTCAGCTGCGATCGGAGGCGGTCCACAGCGAGGAGCACCTGCTGCCGTTCCTGCTGTACCAGATCTTCACCGACAGGCTGGTCTCCTACCGCTTCATCTCCTCCATGCTCACCGTTTGTCAGAAG GTGATCGAGACGTTTGGGACCCAGTTACCTGTGAACTTTGTCAGTCAGCTGTTTGCTCCGGGGTCCATGCTACAGAAGTACAGGTTCTGTCACAGTGAACAG ATCATTCAACAAATGCTGGCCCTGTATCACGATGTCATGGCTCTAAAAAGTGTGCCACTTTTGGAGGAGTCCTTTAA GTATGTAGTGGGAGATCTACAGCAAGCATTTAACACCTTGCTCCAGGCAGCTGGTGCGACGGCAGAAAAACGCGTCATCACCGTCAATCCGTACGGCAACGTAGTGTACACTGTCACTGAGGCAGAGTCTGTCTGCATCTTCAATCTGTGTGCACTGGCGGAAATTGGGAACACAAAAAGCAATCTGATAGCT ATGTGGGCGCTGTCGCCTAGTATCTTTGACCTGGCCAGTAAACACTTCAGCCCCCTGGATGAGGTGGTGTCCGAGGTGTACCCCGCCGTCCAGTACGCACTCCTCAACACGCTCTACTCACACTGCTCCAG GCACGGTAACTTTGTGTCCAGTAGCAGCCTCATCATGCAGACCACGCGGTTAGATGGCTCACTGATGGCCAATGTGAACCCCACCACCGCCAACAACTTCACCCAGATCCTTAGACTACTGGCCGGGCTTCTGTCCCAGGGCCATGCCTCCTATGACAGCAG ATGCTTGGGACTGAAGTGGATAGCAGATATCATCGGAAGCCTTCAGACCAATCCACAGATTTTCTATTCGGAAGAGTTCACCAATGTCATAAGATACATTACCCAGTTAG ggcACAACAGTGACTTCCAAATCTCCATGTCTGTATGCAGATGTCTACAGGATGTCTATAAGATCAACAGCAACTTGCCAATTAATTTGATACAGAG TGCGGTGAAGCTGAGTGTATACAAGTTGTCAGATGTGCGACCAGAGGTCCGTGACGGCTACCTGAGTCTCCTCCGAGTCCTCCCAGCCAATGTAACCACCAG GTTATACAGCCTGCTACACCTGGGGGAGGACAATGACCAGTCCATCAGTGTCCAGGAGGGGGCGGAGGGGGTCACCGCAGCGTGGCTGGCCCGGCGGGCTCACATTAACCGCATCCCTAATGGAGAGTTCCACGCCGTCAACTTCAGACAAATAATGGCTTACATTTTACACGATACCTCACCCAT CCAATCAGGGAGCTGGAATTGGTTGGAGGCCATGTTTTACAGCTGTCAGGATGCCACTCATGACCACAAGATGATAGAGACATTCAGGATGTCTAATTTT GTGGACAACAATGAGGCCATGCTGTGGTTCTGGGCCACCTGGGAGTCGGCCCAGTACTGTGTGCTGAACCGCCTCAGGACACCGCTGGGGAAGCCTCAGGAAACCTTCACCTCCATCGAGGGAGTGCTCAAGATGTTCGCCAAAGAGTTGGACAAGCCTGCAGAAGAGAGAAACGACATCAGTAAAACAGACCAGAAGAAAG GAGGAGCTAAGTCGAGCGATCTGTCCAGCCACCTTCGAGTCCATCTACTTCTTCAGTTCATGGAACACCTGGAGAAACTCCTGTACAATGCTTATGAAGGCTGCGCTGTGTCCATGCCAATGTCTCCAAAG ACGGTGCGGACCTTTTTCCGGACCAACAAGGGCACCTGCTTGGAGTGGCTTTCCCGAGTGCGTTCCTCCGTCATCAAGATAGCACTACATAGCGGCATGCCGGCCATGGCCATCCGACAGTGTCACCAACTACTGCAGGAGATGAAGGACAACAACACTCTACAG GGGTATGATTTTGAGCAGACTGTGTTGTTCCTGGTGAAGGCCTTGGTTGAGCTGAAGGAAGGAGACGCCATCATGGGCGTGTACAACTGGTGTAAGGAACTGACGGGCAAAAAGTTCCTGTGGATTAAAGCTCTGGTGGAGAAGGCCACAGGAAA GTACGAGAGTGCTGCCAAGGAGCTGAAGAATGTGCTGAAGGTGATGGTTTCCTCAGACTCGGAGAAGGCCGACTCACCCCGAGACGACCTGAGTAAGGTGGAAATGATCATGCCCAAAAAGATCACGGGGATCCTGAGTAAACAGTCCCCCTTCCCCCCGCCGGACAGCAACATCCCCGTGCTAAAGGTCCATTTCGTGGTCACAGAG ATATTTGACTGCTATGAGAAGTTGTATGACTGGGAGTCAGTGATGGAATGGCAGgagaatgtgttacagtaccgACAGGATTACAGCCATTTACAGGCCGCCTTCAACTCCGACGTAGACCTCAACTACATCAG AGCCCTGTCAGCGTTTGAGGATGGGGACTTTGAGGAGGTGAGGGAGAAACTTGAGTTGGTTCCAGGGGCCTCCCTGTCAGACCTCGGTGTCAACAACCACAACTACAGTCTGTGGAGCTGTAAGGAGAAACTGGACCTCATCAACAAACAGTTCATCAGGCTGGCTACAGCGTGTCAGGACCCCAAGTCTACAGCCAACAa GACTGACATTTCCAAGTGTTTGAGCCATGTTGAAAGCCTAGAAGAAAGTTTGCTGAGAGTAGCTTCCCTTGAATGGCCTCTGTTATCCAATCAGAGAGCACTGACTCACCTGTGTACCACCACAGTTCTCCGAAAACAGACGGAGGACAAAAAGTCCAAG ATGATTTTGTTGCCACTGAGTGAGGATGACCGTATGGACGCTGATGAACATGACATCACTTCCTTCCTTCACCTGCAGAGACTACTGGACATACAGAAGCAAAGTGCAGCTTCTGAAAAAATGCCAG GCCTAACCAGCCAGATTTTGAAGATTCAGCTGTCCACAGCTAGTTTGGCAAGAAAACAGAACAATTACAAGCTTGCTGAGAGTGTGCTGCTCTCACAGATTGACAACCTGATAAAACCCAACATAGAGAACGGCAGAGTGGCTCCTGAGAACTTGCTGTCTGCCTTGTCTACCCTGCAGAGTAACAAGAAGGCGGTCAGTCAACTGGAGGTACTGAGGGTGGAGCGGGAGGGGGCCAAACTCCTCCACAGCATGGCACAACAGAAGGAGAGCATAGACATCCTGTCTAGCAGCATTGTGGGTTTTATCTGTGCAGACTTGAAGCAGGAGAAGAAGGACAAGGAGCTCTTGGAGAACTGTAGCCAGCTGTGTGGCAAGTCACTGCTGACCCTGGTCAAATGGCTGCAGGTGGACTACAAGAATCTGTCCAGCATTGTGACCCAGGGTGGCCAGCCCGAGGGGGAGGACAGTGTGCTTGCTGGAAACCTACAACTCCTGATGGAGACAGAGGCCCGGGCATCTGGGCAGGGCATGGGGCTAGTGATGGAGGAAAACA ACATCAGTATTGCAGACAGTGCAATTGTCAATGAGACAGACAGTCTGATTGGACGACTTCTCAATCTGAGTACTGTTGAATGTCCCACCCTCAGCAAGGCATGGTTCACCCTGGCTGGCTGGTGCTATAAGTGGGGGCGCAAGTCTGTGGACAATGCCAG TCATGGTTCTGTTGAGCTTTTAAGTGAAGAAATAGAGGCAGTGAAGATAGCTTTGCCCAAG GGGACCAGTGTGGAGGAGACGGGGAAGGTGCTGAACGTGCTGAGACAGATCCACACAGTGGATAACAGTGAGGAGGACATCTGTGAACAGGAACAG GGACAATATGACGATGGAGCAGAGACAACCCGGCGTCAGCTGTTGTCCTGTTGTCTGTCGCTACAGATTGCTAGCGAGGAGTGCATCGAGAGTCTGCTGGTCATCTGGAGGGGAATCGTCCACCGCGTGTACCACTACTACCAACTGTCTGCCAAAGCCTACTTCACCTACCTACAGCTGAATGGCAAGGTCAGTGGACTAAAG GCTAAATCTGAAGAGAGCAATGAGGACGGTAATGTCATTGCCACACTACGACTCCTCAGGCTCTTAGTGAAACATGCATGGGAGTTACGCAACATTCTAGAGTCTGGATTAGCTAGTACCCCAACCACTCCATGGAAAG GAATAATTCCTCAGCTGTTTTCACGATTGAGTCACCCCGAGTTGTACGTGAGACAGAGTATCTCTGACCTGCTATGTCGCGTGGCCCATGATGCACCACACCTGATTGTTTACCCGGCAGTGGTGGGATCCTCCACCAAAATGGAGGACACAGACACCAAGCGAGAAG GCTTACTGAACCAGTACTTGACGAAGCAGATGGATGAGGAGGAAGATGAAGACAAGTCGCAGGAGGAAGACAGCGAAGAGGAGGATGTTACCAACACAATGCTACAGAACTGTCTGGCCTCCATTGTTGAGGCTCTGTCTCACAACAATCCAAT GATGATTCGGGAGGTGAAGCAGCTTGTTCACGAGCTGCGAAGGATCACACTGCTCTGGGACGAACTCTGGCTGGGCACGCTCAATCAGCAGCACATCGACGTCAACAGGAAGTTACAGCAGCTAGAGGCGGAGGTCAAAAAGGTCATGAACAACGCCAGCCTGACCAAGGACGAGAAGATGGCCATTATTAAGGAGAAACATAGAACCATCATGAAGCCC ACATTATACACTCTAGAGAGACTTCAGGAAATCACATCACAGGAAGTGGAAACTCCACATGAGCAGTGGTTTCAGGAGAATTATGGGAAACTAATCACCATGGCAATGGATAGATTGAGGAATCCCACTAACCCTAATCACCCAAGCAGCAGCTGGCAACCTTTCAAACAG CTCCACAGCAGTCTACAGTCAAGAGCTCAGAAGAGAAGCAGTCTGATCCTGAAGATGGACAAGATCAGTCCTAAGCTTCAGTCTCTGAAGTCTACAGTTATAGCCATGCCCGGTCTGGGCATGTCAGGAAAG GTTGTGACTGTTGAGTCAGTCTCCAACACAGTACAAATACTGCCCACAAAGACTAAGCCCAAGAAGCTGATTTTGTTGGGGTCCGATGGGAAAAG ATACCCATACTTGTTCAAAGGACTGGAAGACTTACATTTAGATGAGAGGATCATGCAGTTCTTGGGAATTGTCAACAATATGTTTGTAAATGACAACAG ACAAGAGCAGCAGCTGTTCCGTGCCCGCCACTACTCAGTGACCCCCTTGGGGCCCCGCTCGGGACTGATTCAATGGGTGGATGGTGCCACGCCCCTGTTCAGTCTTTACAAGAGATGGCAGCAGAGGGACGCTCTAGCCCAGTCCATAAAG AATCAGAGTACCAGCAGTGCTTCCTCCACCAACCAGGCGACCACCATCCTACGGCCCAGCGAGATCTTCTACAACCAGCTCACCCCTGCACTCAGAGAAAAG GGTATAACAAACTTGGAGAACCGCAAGGAATGGCCGCTGAGTGTGTTAAGGAGTGTGTTACAGGACTTGATAGCTGAGACCCCAGGGGATCTACTGGCCAG AGAGCTGTGGTGCTCCAGCACAGGGTCCAACGAGTGGTGGCAGATCACCCAGAGCTACGCCCGCTCCACCGCCGTCATGTCTATGATTGGCTACATCATTGGGCTGGGCGACCGACATTTGGACAACGTACTGGTGGATCTAGCTACTGGAGAG GTTGTTCATATTGACTACAATGTGTGCTTTGAGAAAGGGAAGGGATTGAGGGTACCAGAAAAAGTTCCCTTTAGATTAACCCAGAACATTGAAACAGCACTGGGAGTAACAGGCATTGAG GGAACGTTTAGAATTTCCTGTGAGCACGTGATGAAGACCCTGAGGAAGGGTCGCGAGACTCTCCTGACCCTGTTGGAGGCATTTGTGTATGACCCCCTGGTAGACTGGACAACAGGAAACGAGGGGGGGTATGCAGGAGCATTCTATGGGGGTGGGGGACTGTCTGTCCTCGGGGCAGGGGGAGATAATCGACAGACAAAGAGGGACATGGAAAGGGAGATTACTCTGAGCATGTTTTCCATCAGGATGGCTGAAATGAAAGTTCCTTGGATTAAGAACAG AGATGATCTTTTGAGGGCTCTGCCCAAACTGAGGGAGGAAGTCAGAAGATGGTGCGAGGCAGAAGACAAGCACTCAGCTGCGGTGGGAAATCAGGAGAGCATGAAGGAGGTCAAGCGTGTCGTGAAAGAAGCATTGAACGACCCGGAACACTCACTGTTCTCATTGCATGAAAG GTATGAAGAATATGCAGTGGTGAAGGCAAACAGAGATTCTGTATTTGAAGTCCTGGAAAAGACTATCAATGAATTCAGTCACTGGCAGAAACTCCACAAG CATGTGGTTGAGAGTATCCAGGGAGCTCCATTCCAGAAGATGTGTGCTGATGTGGCCACCCCCCTCAATTTGGGAACCACCAGTTTCGGCCCAGTCACTGACTTCTTACAGGGTGCTGGCCAGAGTCAGATTGTGTCTCAG TGTGAACAGCTGGAGGGGGAGATGGTCGGTTACCTCCAGCTACAGCGGTCACACCTCCACCGGGCCATGGACGTCCTGCACACCTACGCCACCATCATCTCACAG TTTGGAACAAGTTTCGCTGATCAGAACAGGACCGGGTATTACCTGATGTGGCTACAGGAAGTTCTGTGTGATTTCACCTCCGAGAA ATGTGAAGACATAGTGAGTCAGTTCCATGAGTTGTATGGTAGGCAGGGATTTTCGACGACTAAAACCCAGCATGTATTGAACACGGAGGCCAGGATACAGGGGATTATCACTGACGTCAACTCCCGCCTCATCAAG TTGTTGGAGAGAAGAAGCCAGGAGAATTCGGAGACGGAATACTTGGAGCGCCAGATCCTGGAACAGAACAAGACTGTGCAGGCTTTTGTCAGAG AGAATGGGATGAGTGGTGTGTCCAGTCTGATGGCCTGGGTCATCTCTGCCCTTTGTGCACTCAACAAGCGCTACAACCAGATGGAAGGAGCAGCCGCAG GTGCGGGGGACCGGCTGATGGACCTGACATCGCGGGACGGGGACTGGTTCCTGGATGAGCTGTGCAGTATGAGCAGTAACGTGATGCACTACATCGACATCCTGAAAGTCAACACCTCCGTACAGGACCTGGAGCACTTCAGCTCCCTCTATCTGGCCTTGACCTCCACTCACAGCGTCTACACAGCTCTACAG GATTTGAACTTGAACTTCCGGTCCATCATCCTGCCTGAGGCAGTGAAGGCGATCCAGGCACAGAATGCCAGCGTGTGCTCCGCCCTACAGGACCTGGAGAAGTTGTTCACAGATGCTGGGTACTCCACGGAGACCATCATAGCACAGCTAGAGTCATTGCACAGGAACGCAATCATGGGGTGTGAG AATGATAACTTGGAGATGATGGCGGTGGTCAAGAGAATGCAGACTCAGTACCAGGAGATCCTGGCTGGGTCAGGGGAGGGGGATATGTCCCCGGGGCAGATGCTCCTGATGGGGTTCAATGGACTGTTCACCCGTCTGGAGGATGAGTTTACAGGGTTGATGGAGGCCATGGACTCCCTTAAGGTGCCTGAGGTCTGGAGGAAAGTGGACGCAGTCAGGGAAGGAAAGGCCATGCAG CTTTCCTCCTTCACCAGCAGTACCAGACATTATTTGTCCAGTCTGTTTTTCGTGAAACGCTTGCAGGCCATGCAGACATTTTTCCACATGTGCACTCAGTATGCTGCCAATCTGCAAG GAATTGAAGGTGGAAATTGTTATGACGATGAGCAGTTGTCTAGACCAATCAAGCGCTTCATCGCCGAATACGTTCGCAAACAG GTGATAGGGTTCCCATCTCAAGTCCTGGGCTACATGCTGTGTGTGTTTATTGATGCCCTGGGAGTGAACGTGACGGCTGAGATCGAATTAAAAGACATCGGGGCCGAGTCGAAGGTCCCCCTGGAGGACCTCAGGAAGAAGGCAGTGGATGTATGTCTGAGGAACAGCCAGTTCCAGCACATGCACTTCACCCAGGCTAGCACCATCGTAAGCGCCCTAGACTCGGTCTGGAGGAGGCACGATCTAGCAAG GAGGTTGGACTCGAGTCTGGTGGTGATGAAGAACTGCCTGCATAGATCTCAGCTACAGCTCGCTCGAGTTCAGTGGCTGCACGAGGACCTGTTTGTGACAGCTGGGCGACAACTCAGTCAGATGGTGATGCCCAACCGGGCCACAGTCATGTCCGAGATGAGGAAG AGCATGCAGGCGTTGGCGTCCCAGGAGACGGGCCTGGTCAACTGTTACTCCCACTACATCCAGCTGGAGAGCAGCATCATCCAGCGACTGAAGTGGGCGGCCGGGGCCAACCCCTCACTCAACCTGGTCCTGCAACAGTTCGATGACGCTAGCAGCCTCAGGAAACTGCTGTATGAG GAGGAGAGAAAGAAGGCTACCGAGGTGGTGAGTCTGTGTCAGGGAATTCTCCACCTGGAGGCGTTGAGGACCAGGACCAGTGAGGCGTCCGCCTCAGATACCAACTTCCTCAGCCTCATCAACAA GTGCAGTGAGACTTGCATGATGATGGAGTCCACAAATAGCTCTGTTACAGAAACagaaattctgctgatgaatacCAAA GGTGCTGGAGAGAGCCAGAGGATTGACAGGAAGTGGCTGGAGGAATGTCGTGCCGACATACAGAGTCAGACAGACATGCTGCGTCAAGAGGCGGAGAAACTCCACAAGGACGTGGACACTGCACAG GATGCTATTAAAGATGAAGTGACAGCCATTAAGACAATCCTGACCACCCACCATAAGTTGATGTCCGACATTCGCACTATTCTCAAGTCCATGTCCAAG TTGGAAGAACAAGATGAAGGGGATTCCCCGGTCTTCAATGGCATCAGGGAATACCTGTGTGTCTACAAGAACTTCTCGGAGAACCTGGCCATGGTGCTGAAGCTCGTCCTGATGGAGGACATGACAAAGGAAGGCATGACGGAGACGGACTCTATGATAGAAACGCTGCTGATGCAGGTCCCTCA aatttttgatgatttggtAAACCTTGCGCCTCCACTGATATCAGACGAGGAGGAATCCACAGACACTCCCTCGGAGTCCAGCTTCGCTTCTG CCCTGAAGAAACCCCTGGAGTCCAAGGAGTTGTCTAGTCCAATCAGGAAACCACTCCACAAGGAGACCAGCCTGGGCAGTAGTCCTCACATCAACCTGATGGCTAAAATATCAA gcCAAAGTGGTAAGAAGTTAGACAAGGTTTCAAGAGATCCAAGAACTGGAAAAG CCATACAAGAGAGGAATTCCTATGCTGTCAGTGTATGGAGAAGGGTGAAGATGAAGCTGGATGGTCGAGATCCTGACCTCAACAAACGATTCTCGGTTGCTGAACAA gtggagtttgttttaaaagaggCCAGAAATCTGGATAATCTATCGGTCCTGTATGAAGGTTGGACACCCTGGGTATGA